One genomic window of Deltaproteobacteria bacterium includes the following:
- a CDS encoding glycosyltransferase family 39 protein, which produces MRWRDLTWALLIVAALASAAIGSHRFVISQVLYAGTWWWVAGIALLAAAGGLADRGRERAPGRPWRRNDWLALLAVAALAVLTRLWRIDVYPPLDAFGFEEFQTGGNAYWVYQDWRWPLEFPLTNTLPGLSFRLFGLSSPALRAPFVLSGVLAPTILFVALRRVVALPAAWAASMLLAACRWAAAAARFADEIFFPISVMALIAWLFVRVIQDRSQLASVALAVASADLFYAYTGYRVFPPMLYAGTFAVAVVRYRQGRLPARSWRHFIVIAAAWAVMLSPGVVSTVWFGSDLFMEALRRHEEGWQWLAPEQQSLLPRALTAIARLRLGWGVFLVEGDEIPTVNIPQHPMLDPVSGVLATLAVGVAMWRWRNPWRLLALALFALPFTALAVVPANVNVSRYFVLLVPLFVLIAFGLDEMLSWRWLPRRWAHALLGLAVAAAAVLNLRQLQQLIDHPVVQASFVVSENTVLAAIHNVPAGSRVVLLTNEGVNAFEPSDYIWYAAHLQGAQASSLLAAFTPAAGETQPVYWIAQGAPEAELLPELVALICPQMQWSIRRAGPVATVAVASALPAQCGRLPLAGLRASYRTTDANGRTTQVDQIDPALTQYTIPVPLVAAVVERRVTELNAIWQGLLAPRAAGRYRFRLEVVNATVQFNLGSLAGELDAGERWETAELELDMNQAAEPVRIALRAKPGWRPALRWFWSPPGQAAALVPPGALSPTS; this is translated from the coding sequence GTGCGCTGGCGCGACCTAACTTGGGCCCTGTTGATTGTGGCTGCGCTCGCCAGCGCGGCCATTGGCAGCCACCGCTTTGTCATCTCGCAGGTGCTGTACGCCGGCACGTGGTGGTGGGTGGCGGGGATCGCCCTGCTGGCGGCGGCCGGCGGGTTGGCGGATCGCGGGCGCGAGCGGGCGCCGGGCCGGCCGTGGCGGCGCAATGATTGGCTGGCGCTGTTGGCGGTGGCCGCGCTGGCGGTGCTGACGCGCTTGTGGCGCATCGATGTGTATCCGCCGCTCGATGCCTTCGGCTTCGAGGAGTTTCAGACCGGTGGCAACGCCTATTGGGTCTATCAGGACTGGCGCTGGCCGCTGGAGTTCCCGCTGACCAATACGTTGCCGGGGCTGAGCTTTCGCCTCTTCGGGTTGTCGTCGCCGGCTCTGCGCGCACCGTTTGTGCTGAGCGGAGTGCTGGCGCCGACGATACTCTTCGTGGCGCTTCGGCGCGTCGTCGCCCTGCCGGCGGCTTGGGCCGCCAGCATGCTGCTGGCTGCCTGTCGCTGGGCCGCGGCGGCGGCACGATTTGCGGACGAGATCTTCTTTCCCATCTCGGTGATGGCGCTGATTGCCTGGTTGTTCGTCCGCGTGATTCAAGACCGCAGCCAGCTGGCGAGCGTGGCACTGGCCGTGGCCAGCGCTGATTTGTTCTATGCCTACACCGGCTATCGCGTGTTTCCGCCCATGCTCTACGCCGGCACCTTCGCGGTGGCGGTGGTGCGGTACCGGCAAGGCCGGCTGCCGGCGCGCAGCTGGCGGCACTTCATCGTGATTGCGGCGGCTTGGGCGGTAATGCTGAGCCCGGGTGTGGTTAGCACGGTGTGGTTTGGCAGCGACCTGTTCATGGAGGCGCTGCGGCGGCACGAGGAAGGCTGGCAATGGCTGGCGCCGGAGCAGCAATCGCTATTGCCGCGCGCGCTGACGGCGATCGCACGGCTGCGCTTGGGCTGGGGCGTGTTCTTGGTTGAAGGCGACGAAATCCCCACCGTCAACATTCCCCAACATCCGATGCTGGATCCGGTCTCCGGTGTGCTGGCAACACTGGCGGTGGGGGTAGCCATGTGGCGCTGGCGCAATCCCTGGCGCTTGCTGGCGCTGGCGCTATTCGCGTTGCCATTTACGGCCCTTGCCGTGGTGCCGGCGAATGTCAACGTCTCGCGCTATTTCGTCTTACTGGTGCCGTTGTTCGTGCTGATCGCCTTCGGCCTCGACGAGATGTTGAGCTGGCGGTGGCTGCCGCGCCGATGGGCGCACGCGCTGCTGGGGTTGGCGGTGGCCGCGGCCGCGGTGCTGAATCTGCGCCAGCTGCAACAACTGATCGACCATCCGGTGGTGCAGGCCTCGTTCGTGGTGTCGGAGAACACCGTGCTGGCGGCGATCCACAACGTCCCCGCGGGGTCACGGGTGGTGTTACTCACCAACGAGGGCGTCAACGCTTTCGAGCCGTCGGACTACATCTGGTACGCCGCTCACCTGCAGGGCGCGCAGGCGTCGTCGCTGCTGGCGGCGTTTACCCCGGCTGCCGGCGAGACCCAGCCGGTGTACTGGATTGCGCAGGGGGCGCCGGAGGCGGAGCTGCTGCCCGAGTTGGTGGCGCTGATATGCCCGCAAATGCAGTGGAGCATTCGGCGCGCGGGCCCGGTGGCGACGGTCGCAGTCGCTAGTGCTCTGCCGGCACAATGTGGGCGGTTGCCGCTGGCGGGCTTGCGCGCGAGCTATCGGACGACGGATGCCAACGGCCGGACGACACAGGTGGACCAGATTGATCCGGCGCTGACGCAGTACACCATCCCGGTGCCGCTGGTCGCGGCCGTCGTCGAGCGCAGAGTCACCGAGTTGAACGCGATCTGGCAAGGCCTGTTGGCACCGCGCGCGGCAGGCCGCTACCGCTTCCGGCTGGAAGTGGTGAACGCAACGGTGCAGTTCAACCTCGGCTCGTTGGCGGGTGAGCTCGACGCGGGCGAGCGTTGGGAGACCGCAGAGCTCGAGTTGGACATGAATCAAGCGGCGGAGCCGGTACGTATCGCGCTGCGCGCTAAACCCGGCTGGCGGCCGGCGCTGCGCTGGTTTTGGTCGCCCCCGGGGCAAGCCGCGGCGCTGGTGCCCCCCGGGGCGCTGAGCCCGACATCGTGA